TCGCCGCCGTCGGAATCGGCGGCGTTGTGCTCTGCCTGACCGGACTGCTGCTGCTCTCCCTGCGGCGGCGCGCTGCCCGCGTACCGCGCTGAGCGCCTGCCGGAAGGACGTTTCCGAAGGTTCAGCGTTTGCCGATGACAGCGCAGCCGGGTTAACGACGACGGCGACTCCACCTTGCGAGGTGGGGTCGCCGTCGTCGTGATCAACCTTGTGGGGGAGTCAGTTCACCGGTCCGGTGAACTTCTCGCCCGGGCCCTTGCCCGGGGCATCGGGAATGAGGGAGGCCTCACGGAAGGCCAGTTGAAGGGAACGCAGGCCGTCACGCAACGGTCCGGCATGCTGGGATCCGATCTCGGGAGCGGCGGCGGTCACGAGCCCGGCAAGGGCGGTGATGAGCTTGCGTGCTTCATCGAGGTCCTTGAGGTCTTCGGCATGTGGATCATCGGCCAGGCCCACCTTCACGGCGGCTGCGCTCATGAGGTGTACCGCGCCCGTGGTGATGACCTCCACCGCGGGGACCTCGGCGATGTCTCGGATCTGCTGGGAAACACCGGCGGCGGCGTCGCTGCCGAAGGAGTTCCGGGAATTGCTGTCTTCAGTGCTCATACTGGTAAGCTTGTCACAGACCGACTGGAAGTCGTTATTCAGCATGAGTCCTCCCGCCGCGTGAATGTGCGCTTGGCGGGTTATTTCTGTAGAATTGACTTTCAGTTTGCAAGCGGAGTTCTCTCCCACCCGCGTCAGCCGTTTTCCTTCGGGAACCAGAGGTTGCCGGGTACCTGGTCGGACATTTCCGGGCACTGCCCTGAAATGCGTAGCCCCCTTATGTGGGGGACTGCTCCCGATCTTCGAGGCCTTCGATTGCACCGGCAATTGGAGGCCTTCTCTTTTTGCCGGCGAACTCACCACAACCACAGGAGCTTTAACATTAGCGAGCCAAGAATCAATGAGCGTATCCGCGTCCCCGAGGTGCGGCTGGTCGGCCCTGCCGGCGAACAGGTAGGAATTGTCCGTATCGAGGACGCCCTGCGTCTGGCTGCGGAGTCCGATCTCGATCTCGTTGAAGTTGCCCCGCAGGCTAAGCCCCCTGTTTGCAAGTTGATGGACTTCGGCAAGTACAAGTACGAGGCCGCAGTGAAGGCGCGCGAGGCCCGCAAGAACCAGACCAACACGGTTCTCAAGGAAATCCGTTTCCGCCTGAAGATCGACAAGCACGACTACGAAACCAAGCGTGGGCATGCCCTCCGCTTCCTCGGTGCCGGAGACAAGGTCAAGGCCATGATCCAGTTCCGTGGCCGCGAGCAGCAGCGTCCCGAGATGGGCATCCGCCTCCTGCAGCGCTTCGCTGAAGACGTTGCCGAGGTCGGCGTTGTGGAGTCTAGCCCGCGCATCGATGGCCGCAACATGGTCATGGTGATCGGTCCGCTGAAGAACAAGGCCGAAGCCAAGGCAGAAGCGCGGCGCGCTGCCCAGCGTGCCGAGGCCAAGGCCCAGAACGAAGCCAAGGCAGCTGCCCGCGTGGATACCTCCGGCGGCCAGGCTCCGATGACCCAGTCCCTCGGAGACCTTCTGCCCGAAGGCCTCCGGTCGGCCGGTGAAGAGCCGGTGCAGGAAACCGAAGCTCCGGTAGTTGAGGCTCCGGCAGTTGAGGAAGCCGCCCCGGCTGTGGCCGAGGAAGCTCCCGCAGCTGAAGCCCCGGTCGAGGAAGCCCCTGCAGTAGAAGCACCTGCAGCGGAAGCCCCCGTTGAGGAAGCCGCCCCGGCTGTGGCCGAGGAAGCTCCCGCAGCTGAGGCCCCGGCCCAGGAAGCACCCAAGCCGGCTGTTCCGGCGGCGCCGAAGCCTGCCGTTCCGGCAGCGCCGAAGCCGATGGCCAAGCCTGCAGCTCCGAAGCCGGCAGCACGCCCGGCGGCTCCCAAGGCCACGCCGAAGCCTGCATCACGCAAGACCAACTAGTTCGACGCCCTTGGAGCTTTGCTTCCAAGGGCAAGCAACCAGCACGCCGGCCCTCGTAGGCCGGCTGCACGAAAGAACTGCGGATACTGTCCGCGGAGACGTAAGGAGATCGGTTCCCATGCCGAAGATGAAGACCCACAGCGGTGCTAAGAAGCGCTTCAAGCTGACCGGTACCGGCAAGCTGAAGCGCCAGCAGGCCAACCGCCGCCACTACCTTGAGCACAAGGCTTCCACGCTGACCCGTCGCCTTGCAGGCGACAAGATCGTCTTCAAGGGCGATGCCAAGGTCATCAAGAAGATGCTCGGCGTCTAAGTTCCAAGTTCTTCGGCGGCTGCCAACCGGCAGTTGCCAACTACACCAAAAGCCTTCTCAGGCCCGCCGGGAATTCCGGTAGTAGCAGCTTGGGATAAAGATTTCTGAAGGAGTACGCACGTGGCACGTGTGAAGCGGGCGGTCAACGCCCACAAGAAGCGCCGGGTTGTCCTCGAACGCGCCAAGGGTTACCGCGGTCAGCGTTCGCGCCTTTACCGTAAGGCAAAAGAGCAGCTGCTGCACTCGTTTGTTTACAGCTACGGCGACCGCCGCAAGCGCAAGGGTGACTTCCGTCGCCTCTGGATCCAGCGCATCAACGCTGCATCCCGCGCCAACGGCCTCACCTACAACCGCCTGATCCAGGGCCTCAAGGCCGCTGAGGTTGAGGTTGACCGCCGCATGCTGGCAGAACTTGCCGTGTCCGATGCCAACGCTTTCACCGCTCTGGTGAACGTTGCCAAGGCTGCACTGCCGTCCGACACCTCCGCTCCGGCCGCCAAGGCTGAAGTTGCTGCTCCCAAGGCAGCCAAGGTTGCTCCGGCCGCCGCTACCGCTACGGCTGTCAAGGCTGTTGTTTCCGAGAAGCCGGCCATCGACGGTGCTGTTGCTGCCGTTGACGGCGAAGGTGCTCCGGAGGGTTACGCCATCAAGGGCAACGCCGAGTCCAAGAAGTACCACGTTCCGGGTTCCACCTGGTACGACAACACCGCTGCTGAGTACTGGTTCTCCACCGTTGAAGCTGCAAAGGCTGCAGGCTTTGAGCCTGCCGGTGGCGAAGCACGCCAGCAGATCAAGAACTAGTCGCAACTGCCACTAAAGTTCTTTATATGAACGAAACCGGGCGCCCGCAAGATTTTCCGATGACCAACCCCCGAGCCGATCGGGTGAAGGATGTCGCGAAGCTTGCCGGGCGCCCGGCGCGTTTAAAGCGGAAGAGGTTCCTCGCAGAGGGTCCCCAGGCCGTACGGGAGGCTCTGACGCTGCACCGTGAGCGGCTCGCCTCAGGGGGCGCCGCCGTCGTCCATGAGGTCTTTGCCAGTGAAGCGTGTCTGGACCGGCTGCCGGAACTTGCCGATCTTGCCAAGGGCACCCTGCTTCGCCTCGCGAGCGATGAGGTCCTGTCCGCCATGGCGGACACCGTGAACCCCCAGGGGATCGTTGCGGTGTGCAGCTTCGTGGACGTGCCCCTTGAGGAAGTGCTCGACGCCGGTCCACGCCTCCTCGCCGTGATGTGCCAGGTGCGGGACCCCGGCAATGCCGGCACAGTACTGCGCGCAGCAGACGCTGCGGGGGCCGACGCGGTGATCCTCACGGGATCAAGCGTGGACATCTACAATCCCAAGGCCGTCCGGTCCACCGCGGGGTCTTTGTTCCACCTCCCGGTGGTGCTGGGTGCTGACGTGGAGCAAGTGGTGGCCTTGTGCAAGGCCCGGGGGATCGGCATCCTGGCCGCTGATGGTTACGGCACCGTCAACCTGGACAAGCTGCAGGATGAGAATGCAGCCCGTCGCCTGGGCAATACCGACGTAGCATCCGACTACGCGCTGGAAGCGCCCACCGCCTGGCTCTTCGGGAATGAGGCACAGGGACTCTCCGACGCCGAGCTGGCCTTGGCTGACCACAGGGTTGCTGTGCCGGTCTACGGGGCGGCAGAGAGCTTGAACCTGGGTACTGCAGCTACCGTCTGCCTCTACGCCAGCGCCCGCTCCCAGCAAGATGCCGGGGTTCGGAGGCCCTAAGGCTCAGGCCAGGGGCTTCCTGCGTTCCACGAGCCCGCTGATCACGGCTACGCCCAGGCCGAGAACGGCGAGCACTGCACCGACCAGCGCCGGTGCCACGTAGCCCCATCCCCAGGCGATGACGGTGCCGCCGAGGAAAGCTCCCAGGGCGTTGGCGATGTTGAGCGCGGAATGGTTCAAAGAGGACGCCAGGGAAGCCGCGCCGGGGGCGGCGTCGAGGAGCCGCGTCTGCAGGGCGGGAGTCAGCATGGAGCCGATGCCACCGACGACGAAGGCCATGAGGAACGCGGACCAGGCCCAGTTGGCCGCAATCGCGTAGACCACCAAGGCAACAGCGATGCCCGGCATCACGAAGTAGATGGTGCCCATGACGGACCGGTCGGCGATGCGCCCGCCGATGATGTTGCCCACCACCATACCCACGCCATACAGGGCGACGACTGCGGGTATGAAGTTCTCCGGTATGCCTGCGACGCTGGTCATGGTGTGGGCGATGTAGGTGTAGACGGCAAAGAACCCGCCAAAGCCGATGATGCCGATCAGCAGTGCCAGCCAGACTTGCAGCCGCTTGAGGGCGCCGAGTTCGCGACGGATGCTCGCCTCCGGATGTACGGGTTCGAAGGGCACGAATTTCCAGACCATTGCCACCGTGCCGAGGCCGATGGCCCCCACGATGACGAACAGCAGCCGCCACCCGAACGTCTGACCAACCCACGTGGCCAGCGGGACGCCGATGACGTTGGAGACGGTCAGCCCGGCCATGACCATGGAAATCGCCCAGCCGCGCTTGGTGGGCGCCACGAGGCTCGCTGCAATCACGGCCGCGACGCCGAAGAAGGCGCCGTGGGGTAGTCCCGAGGCGAAGCGCGACACCAGCATCAGCCCGTAGTCGGGAGCGATGAAGGACGTCAGGTTGGCCACCGAGAGGAACAGCATGAGACCGAGGGCCAGGTGCTTCCTTGGCAGTTTGGCGCCGAAGGCCGCAAAGACCGGCGCTCCTATGACCACGCCAAGGGCGTAGGCGGAGATCAGGTTGCCGGCCTCGGGGGTGCTGATCGCAAGCCCTTCTTCAACTTCCTTCAGCAGGCCCATCATGGCGAACTCTGTGGTGCCGATGGCGAATCCGCCCATGGCCAGCGACAGTATGGCCAGACCAAGGTGGTGTTTGGCGGATCGCTGGACGGGTGGAGACATGGTTGTAGTCATGAGCCTGCTTCTTGAGGGTGCCTTGGGGCCTGGGAAAGTGGAGAAAGTCCAGAGTCAAGCTTAGTGCTCCGGAGGGTTCGCAGCCGTGTTATGTGATAATCCCCATGGACCCGGCCACCCTAGACTGGTGCGGTGACTGCAATGATCAATGTCGTGGGGGCGGCCGTCGTCGACTCCTTGGAACAACCCTCCAGGCTGTTGGCCGCCCGGCGTACCGCGCCGCCTAAATTCGCCGGGATGTGGGAGTTCCCCGGCGGAAAAGTCGAGGCGGGCGAATCCGCTGAGGCTGCCCTGCATCGCGAACTGGGCGAGGAACTGGGCATCACCGTGCGTCTTGGCCGTGAAGTGGACTCCGGAAGTCCATCCGGCTGGCCACTGAACGAGCAGGCGGTGATGCGGGTCTGGTTCGCGGAAGTGTCAGAGGGGGAGCCGCAACCGCTCGAGGATCATGACGAGCTCCGCTGGGTGCGTCTTGACGGGCATGAGGAGGTCATGGAGCTTCCATGGATCCCCGCGGATCTACCCATTGTCCGGGCCTTGCTGGACCGGGTCGCAGCGGCGGGCTAGCCACGGCGCAGGCGGGGTTGTCTGCAAAAACTGGCGTTCTAGAACAGCGGCTGTTGGTCCGGGGTGTGTGCAGCCTGATGCTCGGCATCAGTGCGGCTGGAAGCCGCCGGTTTGGCGTTCCGGTGACTGAATCCGGACGTGCCCTTGAATCCGTACTTCGCCTTGAAGTAATTGATCCGACCGGACAACCACACCCGGTAGTCTTTCGGGGCGTAAGCGCCTTGACCGTAGAGGCGGCGGTAGCGGCCCACCAGCTCCGGATGGTTGGCGGCGAGCCATTTCAGATACCACTCGCGGGTGCCTGGCTTGAGGTAGAGGGCGCCGGCTGTGACCCCGGTGGCACCGGCAGCCGCCAGTTCCGAAAAAAGGGAGTCGAGTGCTTCATCGGAGTCGGTCAGCCATGGAAGGATCGGCATCGCCATGACGCCGCAGCCCAGGCCGGCGTCGCGCAGCCTTGCTATGAGCTTAAGGCGTGCCCGGGGCGACGGCGTTCCAGGCTCCATCAGTTCGGCGAGGTCCGAGTTGGTCATTGCGAGTGAGATCCCAAGGTCCACCGGAACCTGGGCTGCTGCGTGCTTGAGGAGGGGAATGTCCCTTGCCAGGAGGGTGCCCTTGGTCAGAATCGAGAACGGCGTGCCGGAGTCGGCCAGGGCACGGATAATTCCCGGCATCAACGCGTACCGGCCCTCGGCACGCTGGTAGGGGTCGGTGTTGGTCCCCAGCGCAACCTGATGCCGCTGCCATGACGGCTTCGCCAACTCCTTGCGCAGCACCTCTGCTGCGTTGATCTTCACCACCACTTGGGAATCAAAGTCCCGGCCGGAGTCGAAATCCAGGTAGGTGTGGGTCTTGCGGGCAAAGCAATAAACGCAGGCATGGCTGCAGCCACGGTAAGGATTGACGGTCCATTCGAAGGGCATGTTTGAACCGGATGGCACCTTGTTGAGCACTGACTTGGCGGTGACCTCGTGGAAGGTGACTCCGGAAAACTCGGGTGTTGAGATGGAACGCACCAGCCCGGCCAGTGGCAGCAGGGCATCCGTGACCGGGGCAGGGCCTGGAGTTCCGCCGTCACTGTTCCCGGACAAGCCGTCACTGGTAGGTGAAAGTGCTTGTGCGTTCCATCTCATGGGTTAAATTCGAAGGTATGTTCGAATTTAAGTCAAGCGTCCGCAGGAGCATCCCCGGGTTGCTACTGTTGCCCCATGATCCTCCTGACCGGGTTCGAACCCTTTGGCGGCGATTCCGTGAATCCTTCCTGGCAGGCAGTAGGGGGCGCGGCTGCGTTGCTGCGCGGCGACGGCCTTGATGTTGAGACTCTGGAGTT
The Paenarthrobacter ureafaciens genome window above contains:
- a CDS encoding DUF1844 domain-containing protein produces the protein MSTEDSNSRNSFGSDAAAGVSQQIRDIAEVPAVEVITTGAVHLMSAAAVKVGLADDPHAEDLKDLDEARKLITALAGLVTAAAPEIGSQHAGPLRDGLRSLQLAFREASLIPDAPGKGPGEKFTGPVN
- the infC gene encoding translation initiation factor IF-3, whose amino-acid sequence is MRLVGPAGEQVGIVRIEDALRLAAESDLDLVEVAPQAKPPVCKLMDFGKYKYEAAVKAREARKNQTNTVLKEIRFRLKIDKHDYETKRGHALRFLGAGDKVKAMIQFRGREQQRPEMGIRLLQRFAEDVAEVGVVESSPRIDGRNMVMVIGPLKNKAEAKAEARRAAQRAEAKAQNEAKAAARVDTSGGQAPMTQSLGDLLPEGLRSAGEEPVQETEAPVVEAPAVEEAAPAVAEEAPAAEAPVEEAPAVEAPAAEAPVEEAAPAVAEEAPAAEAPAQEAPKPAVPAAPKPAVPAAPKPMAKPAAPKPAARPAAPKATPKPASRKTN
- the rpmI gene encoding 50S ribosomal protein L35; amino-acid sequence: MPKMKTHSGAKKRFKLTGTGKLKRQQANRRHYLEHKASTLTRRLAGDKIVFKGDAKVIKKMLGV
- the rplT gene encoding 50S ribosomal protein L20, which codes for MARVKRAVNAHKKRRVVLERAKGYRGQRSRLYRKAKEQLLHSFVYSYGDRRKRKGDFRRLWIQRINAASRANGLTYNRLIQGLKAAEVEVDRRMLAELAVSDANAFTALVNVAKAALPSDTSAPAAKAEVAAPKAAKVAPAAATATAVKAVVSEKPAIDGAVAAVDGEGAPEGYAIKGNAESKKYHVPGSTWYDNTAAEYWFSTVEAAKAAGFEPAGGEARQQIKN
- a CDS encoding TrmH family RNA methyltransferase; its protein translation is MNETGRPQDFPMTNPRADRVKDVAKLAGRPARLKRKRFLAEGPQAVREALTLHRERLASGGAAVVHEVFASEACLDRLPELADLAKGTLLRLASDEVLSAMADTVNPQGIVAVCSFVDVPLEEVLDAGPRLLAVMCQVRDPGNAGTVLRAADAAGADAVILTGSSVDIYNPKAVRSTAGSLFHLPVVLGADVEQVVALCKARGIGILAADGYGTVNLDKLQDENAARRLGNTDVASDYALEAPTAWLFGNEAQGLSDAELALADHRVAVPVYGAAESLNLGTAATVCLYASARSQQDAGVRRP
- a CDS encoding MFS transporter, which produces MTTTMSPPVQRSAKHHLGLAILSLAMGGFAIGTTEFAMMGLLKEVEEGLAISTPEAGNLISAYALGVVIGAPVFAAFGAKLPRKHLALGLMLFLSVANLTSFIAPDYGLMLVSRFASGLPHGAFFGVAAVIAASLVAPTKRGWAISMVMAGLTVSNVIGVPLATWVGQTFGWRLLFVIVGAIGLGTVAMVWKFVPFEPVHPEASIRRELGALKRLQVWLALLIGIIGFGGFFAVYTYIAHTMTSVAGIPENFIPAVVALYGVGMVVGNIIGGRIADRSVMGTIYFVMPGIAVALVVYAIAANWAWSAFLMAFVVGGIGSMLTPALQTRLLDAAPGAASLASSLNHSALNIANALGAFLGGTVIAWGWGYVAPALVGAVLAVLGLGVAVISGLVERRKPLA
- a CDS encoding (deoxy)nucleoside triphosphate pyrophosphohydrolase, whose amino-acid sequence is MTAMINVVGAAVVDSLEQPSRLLAARRTAPPKFAGMWEFPGGKVEAGESAEAALHRELGEELGITVRLGREVDSGSPSGWPLNEQAVMRVWFAEVSEGEPQPLEDHDELRWVRLDGHEEVMELPWIPADLPIVRALLDRVAAAG
- a CDS encoding Rv2578c family radical SAM protein, giving the protein MRWNAQALSPTSDGLSGNSDGGTPGPAPVTDALLPLAGLVRSISTPEFSGVTFHEVTAKSVLNKVPSGSNMPFEWTVNPYRGCSHACVYCFARKTHTYLDFDSGRDFDSQVVVKINAAEVLRKELAKPSWQRHQVALGTNTDPYQRAEGRYALMPGIIRALADSGTPFSILTKGTLLARDIPLLKHAAAQVPVDLGISLAMTNSDLAELMEPGTPSPRARLKLIARLRDAGLGCGVMAMPILPWLTDSDEALDSLFSELAAAGATGVTAGALYLKPGTREWYLKWLAANHPELVGRYRRLYGQGAYAPKDYRVWLSGRINYFKAKYGFKGTSGFSHRNAKPAASSRTDAEHQAAHTPDQQPLF